The following are encoded together in the Misgurnus anguillicaudatus chromosome 14, ASM2758022v2, whole genome shotgun sequence genome:
- the LOC141369534 gene encoding F-box only protein 2-like — protein sequence MRRNKKREELGGPLEARRQTTGKDFSNWELTKNDGDKWQIHTMPDDSVASYFCTSHELCLKKQVIILLKSGYDAAYLDSAPEVTVKDWYSTRHDCGGIYRLTVSLLNENRGVIATFKPADVTVPAETTWKQVTHTFKGYGPGLRFISFEHGGQDTKYWKGWYGTRVTGSSVTIPPKPQYIIQ from the exons ATGAGGAGAAACAAAAAGAGAGAGGAACTAGGAGGCCCTCTAGAGGCAAGGAGGCAAACAACAGGAA AGGATTTTAGTAACTGGGAGTTGACGAAGAACGATGGAGACAAATGGCAAATTCACACGATGCCAGATGATTCAGTGGCTTCATACTTCTGCACCTCACATGA GCTATGTCTAAAAAAACAAGTGATCATTCTGCTGAAAAGCGGTTATGATGCTGCATATTTAGATTCGGCGCCTGAAGTGACTGTGAAGGACTG GTACAGCACTCGACATGACTGTGGGGGCATTTATAGGCTTACTGTGTCACTGCTCAATGAAAATCGAGGTGTCATTGCTACATTTAAGCCGGCTGATGTGACTGTGCCCGCTGAAACCACTTGGAAACAG GTGACACACACGTTTAAAGGTTATGGTCCTGGTCTACGCTTCATCTCTTTTGAACATGGTGGTCAAGACACAAAATATTGGAAAGGCTGGTATGGAACACGAGTCACTGGAAGTTCTGTCACCATACCCCCAAAACCCCAATATATTATTCAGTAA